From the genome of Miscanthus floridulus cultivar M001 chromosome 10, ASM1932011v1, whole genome shotgun sequence, one region includes:
- the LOC136485025 gene encoding uncharacterized protein, whose translation MDAAEARRSSSASSSAEFEFWPLQPNPAASPSCADELFAGGVLLPLPVLPPKPASRKSSSGISQGVLVAEPEPQLEPELGEASLLATVAPPTASITSPAPPTASGGGGSKRWTDIFSKKPAPVAEEKDRDKEKEKEKRKDGAGSRKQGGGHSGGAGSELNINIWPFSRSRSAGGGPGSGSSKPRPPARKVSSAPCSRSNSRGEAGGAPPFRRWAASPGRSGGGVPVGRSSPVWQIRRPAAKPAPVPAPVPVASASELFTDRRAPPPQQQHKEKPAGAANNGRKPGLGGGVRGLNLSVNSCIGYRHQVSCRRADVGAARGPGSVVGGGGGLFGIKGLFSKKVH comes from the coding sequence ATGGACGCcgccgaggcgaggaggagcagcagcgcgTCTTCCTCCGCGGAGTTCGAGTTCTGGCCACTCCAACCCAACCCCGCCGCCTCGCCCTCCTGCGCCGACGAGCTCTTCGCCGGCGGGGTGCTCCTCCCGCTCCCTGTTCTCCCACCGAAGCCGGCGTCCAGGAAAAGCAGCAGCGGCATCAGCCAAGGTGTGCTCGTCGCGGAACCGGAGCCGCAGCTGGAGCCGGAGCTAGGGGAGGCGTCCCTTCTTGCGACCGTCGCGCCGCCTACGGCCTCGATCACATCCCCGGCGCCGCCCACCGCCTCAGGAGGAGGAGGGTCCAAGCGCTGGACCGACATCTTCTCCAAGAAGCCGGCGCCGGTGGCCGAGGAGAAGGACCGGgacaaggagaaggagaaggagaagcgcAAGGACGGCGCCGGCAGCCGGAAACAGGGCGGCGGGCACTCTGGCGGCGCGGGCTCGGAGCTGAACATCAACATCTGGCCCTTCTCGCGGAGCCGCTCGGCCGGCGGCGGGCCCGGGTCCGGCTCGTCCAAGCCGCGGCCGCCCGCGAGGAAGGTGAGCAGCGCGCCGTGCTCGCGCAGCAACTCCCGCGGCGAGGCCGGCGGCGCCCCTCCGTTCCGGCGGTGGGCGGCGAGCCCGGGCCGCTCCGGCGGCGGCGTGCCGGTGGGCCGGTCCAGCCCGGTCTGGCAGATCCGGCGACCGGCGGCCAAGCCTGCGCCTGTGCCCGCCCCCGTCCCTGTCGCTTCAGCGTCAGAGCTGTTCACCGACaggcgggcgccgccgccgcagcagcagcacaagGAGAAACCGGCCGGCGCTGCCAACAACGGCCGGAAGCCCGGCCTGGGCGGCGGCGTCCGGGGGCTCAACCTGAGCGTGAACTCGTGCATCGGGTACCGGCACCAGGTCAGCTGCCGGCGTGCCGACGTCGGCGCCGCCCGCGGCCCCGGCTCCgttgtcggcggcggcggcgggctgtTCGGCATTAAGGGGCTCTTCTCCAAGAAGGTGCATTGA